Proteins encoded by one window of Bactrocera oleae isolate idBacOlea1 chromosome 4, idBacOlea1, whole genome shotgun sequence:
- the RpL38 gene encoding large ribosomal subunit protein eL38: MPREIKEVKDFLNKARRADARAVKIKKNPSNTKFKIRCSRFLYTLVVQDKEKAEKIKQSLPPGLQVKEVK; this comes from the coding sequence ATGCCACGCGAAATAAAAGAGGTGAAAGATTTCCTAAACAAGGCACGCCGTGCTGATGCCCGTGCTGTGAAAATCAAGAAGAATCCGTCTAACACCAAGTTTAAGATTCGTTGCTCGCGGTTCTTATACACATTGGTGGTTCAGGACAAAGAGAAAGCCGAGAAAATCAAGCAGTCCTTGCCGCCAGGCTTGCAAGTTAAGGAAGTCAAATGA
- the RfC4 gene encoding replication factor C subunit 2, whose protein sequence is MPEETELSWEGLKRRNLPWIEKYRPTKFEEIVGNEDTIARLSVFASQGNAPNIIIAGPPGVGKTTTIQCLARILLGDNYKEAVLELNASNERGIDVVRNKIKMFAQKKVTLPKGRHKIVILDEADSMTEGAQQALRRTMEIYSNTTRFALACNTSEKIIEPIQSRCAMLRFTKLSDGQVLAKLIELCQREQVSYEEEGLEAIVFTAQGDMRQALNNLQSTAQGFGTITGANVFKVCDEPHPMLIQDMLQHCTQNDIHKAYKILTKLWRLGYASEDIIGNIFRVCKRLNVDENIKLNFIKEIGVTHMKVVDGLNSFLQLTSLLAKLCDTAEN, encoded by the exons ATGCCAGAAGAAACAGAACTAAGTTGGGAAGGTTTAAAACGCCGCAATTTACCCTGGATAGAGAAATACCGGCCTACGAAATTCGAAGAGATTGTGGGAAATGAAGACACAATTGCACGTCTTTCTGTGTTTGCAAGCCAAGGAAATGCTCCAAATATAATTATAGCG gGTCCACCTGGTGTAGGAAAGACGACCACCATTCAATGTCTAGCTCGTATATTGCTTGGGGACAACTACAAAGAAGCTGTCCTTGAATTAAATGCATCAAACGAACGTGGAATCGACGTAGTtcgtaacaaaataaaaatgttcgcacaaaaaaaagttacttTACCAAAAGGTAGGCATAAAATAGTTATATTGGACGAAGCGGACAGTATGACAGAAGGAGCTCAGCAAGCCCTCCGCCGAACCATGGAGATTTATAGTAATACAACAAGATTTGCGCTAGCATGCAACACtagtgaaaaaataattgaaccAATCCAATCCCGTTGTGCCATGCTTCGTTTCACAAAGCTTTCAGATGGTCAAGTACTTGCCAAGTTGATTGAATTATGTCAACGTGAACAGGTCTCATATGAGGAAGAAGGATTAGAAGCAATCGTTTTTACTGCTCAAGGAGATATGAGGCAAGCGTTAAATAATTTGCAATCGACTGCTCAAGGATTCGGTACGATTACGGGTGCTAACGTATTTAAGGTTTGTGACGAACCTCATCCTATGCTTATACAAGACATGTTGCAGCATTGTACTCAAAATGATATACACAAAGCCTACAAAATTCTAACCAAGTTGTGGCGTCTTGGCTATGCCTCAGAAGATATAATAGGAAATATATTTAGGGTATGCAAGCGTCTTAACGTGgatgaaaatattaaacttaattttatcaaAGAAATTGGCGTGACTCATATGAAAGTTGTTGACGGTTTAAACTCTTTCCTCCAGCTCACGAGCCTTTTGGCTAAATTGTGCGACACTGctgaaaattaa
- the LOC106621352 gene encoding uncharacterized protein: MTLIDVTKIYIDSTLHQPLKQYKQIFLKHFVNLKNNIRLLKKKMKNSDDSIVLSSRRKSTVWTREKIAQLIELYRQHDCLWNHYTEAYKNKEKRTKAIDDICNSLHITKLEFGKKIHNLRNQFNSEMKKLERRVEETGDDTESTAEGCRWKHFQSLRFLQDVIEPRPGGYQAKKIKISSNLKYDNSSEEETKEPNYKASKARKNDVVIEQITEYQFDDATIVDNSAVISEHTSTDRSMNFNEHGSENIISTLGAESESNHFFNSPKLNQRLQNVNHADINKTSKILDKKSDLQLKPQSQEDPIEEPQTGQTNFCCHNFNAGMQYHKNILGIGSKQIKDKSMFIRSRDEWDAFGELIATEFRNLNSVSSKKKLKRKIMQAMLEIGEEDDSTSGCNY, encoded by the coding sequence ATGACGTTGATAGATGTGACAAAAATTTATATCGATAGTACTTTACACCAACCTctaaaacaatataaacaaatatttttaaaacatttcgttaacttaaaaaataacataaggttattaaaaaaaaagatgaaaaacTCTGATGATTCTATAGTTTTGAGTTCCCGCCGGAAAAGTACAGTATGGACCcgtgaaaaaattgcacaattgATTGAACTTTACCGTCAGCATGACTGCTTGTGGAACCACTATACTGAGGCAtataaaaataaggaaaaaCGAACAAAAGCCATCGACGATATTTGTAATAGCTTACACATAACCAAATTAgagtttggaaaaaaaattcacaacttGCGAAATCAATTCAATTCTGAGATGAAAAAACTTGAAAGGAGAGTTGAGGAAACTGGGGACGACACGGAGTCAACTGCAGAAGGATGCCGGTGGAAACATTTTCAATCACTTAGATTTCTTCAAGATGTAATTGAACCACGTCCAGGAGGTTACCaggctaaaaaaattaaaataagctcTAATTTGAAATATGACAACAGCAGTGAAGAGGAGACAAAGGAACCTAATTACAAAGCTTCAAAAGCACGTAAAAATGATGTAGTAATTGAACAAATCACAGAGTATCAATTTGATGATGCGACCATTGTTGACAATTCGGCGGTAATTTCGGAGCATACATCCACAGATCGAtcaatgaattttaatgaacaTGGCagtgaaaacataatttcaactTTGGGTGCTGAAAGTGAATCAAACCATTTTTTCAATTCTCCAAAATTAAATCAACGTCTGCAAAATGTAAATCATGCAGACATAAATAAAACTTCTAAAATTCTGGACAAAAAGTCTGATTTACAATTGAAACCTCAAAGCCAAGAGGATCCCATAGAAGAACCACAGACTGgtcaaacaaatttttgctGCCACAATTTCAATGCTGGAATGCagtatcacaaaaatattttaggtatAGGATCTAAACAAATCAAAGATAAAAGTATGTTTATCAGGTCAAGAGATGAATGGGACGCTTTCGGTGAATTGATTGCAACAGAGTTTCGTAATCTCAATTCAgttagttcaaaaaaaaaactgaaacgaAAAATTATGCAAGCTATGCTGGAAATAGGAGAAGAAGATGATTCTACTTCAGGATGTAACTATTAA